Proteins from a single region of Strix aluco isolate bStrAlu1 chromosome 5, bStrAlu1.hap1, whole genome shotgun sequence:
- the CD9 gene encoding CD9 antigen: protein MPVKGGTKCIKYLLFGFNFIFWLAGTAVLAIGLWLRFDSQTKSIFELESNNTTFYTGVYILIGAGALMMLVGFLGCCGALQESQCMLGLFFLFLFVIFALEIAAAIWGFANKEKVIEELKDFYKETYEKRSQAPARETLKAFQLALDCCGLTGFLEQQFMDTCPKKALLESLTVMSCPAAIDDVFNSKLNVIGAVGLGIAVIMIFGMIFSMVLCCAIRKNREMV from the exons CTTGCAGGGACAGCAGTTCTTGCAATTGGACTATGGCTTCGGTTTGACTCGCAGACCAAAAGCATCTTTGAACTGGAATCTAACAACACGACGTTTTACACAG GAGTTTACATCCTTATTGGAGCTGGTGCACTTATGATGCTGGTTGGTTTCTTAGGATGCTGCGGAGCATTGCAGGAATCTCAATGTATGCTTGGCTTG ttcttcctcttcctttttgtgATTTTTGCCCTTGAAATTGCTGCTGCAATCTGGGGATTTGCAAATAAAGAAAAG GTTATTGAAGAGTTAAAGGACTTCTACAAGGAAACGTACGAAAAGAGATCTCAAGCACCTGCCAGAGAGACCCTGAAAGCATTTCAGTTAGCT CTAGACTGCTGTGGTCTTACAGGATTCCTTGAGCAGCAGTTCATGGACACCTGTCCAAAGAAGGCCCTGCTCGAGTCGCTCACTGTAATG tcatgcccagctgccattgATGATGTCTTCAATTCAAAACTGAATGTGATTGGAGCAGTTGGCCTTGGCATTGCTGTAATAATG ATTTTCGGCATGATATTCAGTATGGTTCTCTGCTGTGCTATCCGCAAAAACAGAGAAATGGTCTAA